The following coding sequences lie in one Arachis ipaensis cultivar K30076 chromosome B05, Araip1.1, whole genome shotgun sequence genomic window:
- the LOC107640129 gene encoding probable DNA-3-methyladenine glycosylase 2, whose amino-acid sequence MKRTRSQTKESISVSKSESLTASSSKLPFRAKKIPRLPSSSNNNKNKETLIPEDSTPPPLPTPKPLTSTGEMELALHHLRAADVTLAACIDAFPTPHFHTHRSPFFSLVKSIISQQLSNKASQSIEDRFVALCGGPHSVGPDSVLALSAQQLRGVGISGPKATYLHDLASKYRDGLLSDSSILEMDDETLYKKLTMVKGIGPWSVHMFMIFTLHRPDVLPVGDLVVRRGVERLYGLKPLPQPSQMEKLCEKWKPYRSVGSWYMYRLVEAKGILPLPPPTSLL is encoded by the coding sequence ATGAAGCGAACTCGATCTCAAACCAAAGAAAGCATTTCCGTCTCCAAATCAGAATCCCTAACCGCTTCCTCTTCCAAACTCCCATTTCGCGCCAAAAAGATCCCAAGACTCCCCTCTTCCTccaacaacaacaagaacaaaGAAACCCTCATTCCCGAAGATtcaacaccaccaccactacctaCTCCGAAACCGTTGACTTCTACAGGGGAAATGGAGCTCGCACTTCACCACCTCCGTGCCGCCGATGTCACCCTCGCCGCCTGCATCGACGCCTTCCCGACGCCGCACTTCCACACTCACCGCTCTCCCTTCTTCTCCCTCGTCAAGAGCATCATCTCCCAGCAGCTCTCCAACAAGGCCTCCCAATCCATCGAGGACCGTTTCGTCGCCCTCTGCGGCGGCCCACACTCAGTTGGGCCTGACTCCGTCCTGGCTCTCTCGGCCCAACAGCTCCGCGGAGTCGGGATATCAGGGCCCAAAGCCACCTACCTGCATGATCTGGCAAGCAAGTACCGTGATGGGCTCTTGTCGGATTCGTCCATACTGGAAATGGACGACGAGACTCTCTACAAGAAGCTGACGATGGTGAAGGGAATTGGGCCTTGGTCGGTCCACATGTTCATGATCTTCACACTTCACAGGCCCGATGTTCTGCCAGTTGGAGACCTTGTTGTTAGGAGAGGTGTGGAGCGGTTGTATGGGCTGAAGCCATTGCCTCAGCCTTCGCAAATGGAGAAGCTTTGCGAGAAGTGGAAGCCCTATAGGTCTGTTGGGTCTTGGTATATGTATAGGCTTGTtgaagcaaaaggaatattgcCATTGCCACCACCAACATCCCTACTTTGA